The following are encoded in a window of Thermovenabulum gondwanense genomic DNA:
- a CDS encoding cobalamin B12-binding domain-containing protein, with protein sequence MEETRTIRVLIAKPGLDGHDRGAKVIARALRDAGMEVIYTGLRQTPEQIVEAAIQEDVDVIGLSILSGAHNVLFPRIMELLKEKGAEDILVIGGGVIPHDDIPYLKQCGIAEVFTPGTPISTIVEFIKNNVKR encoded by the coding sequence ATGGAAGAGACGAGAACTATAAGAGTATTGATAGCAAAACCGGGATTGGACGGACATGACAGGGGAGCGAAAGTAATTGCAAGGGCTTTGAGGGATGCCGGTATGGAAGTAATATATACGGGTCTAAGACAGACACCCGAACAGATCGTAGAAGCGGCAATACAGGAAGATGTGGATGTAATTGGTCTTTCCATACTATCCGGAGCTCATAACGTACTTTTCCCGAGGATAATGGAACTGTTAAAAGAAAAGGGAGCTGAAGATATTCTCGTAATTGGCGGAGGAGTAATACCTCATGATGATATTCCCTATTTAAAACAGTGCGGGATAGCGGAAGTTTTCACTCCGGGCACTCCAATTTCAACAATAGTAGAATTTATTAAAAACAATGTTAAAAGATAA